A region of Halalkaliarchaeum desulfuricum DNA encodes the following proteins:
- the artA gene encoding archaeosortase A — protein MHGTAPGSIPPPASLLQVGPDGLFEVGPVSDGLAWLSIGLFVLAALLEWRQRRRAGTSGSLASGASIGKPVRVVAFAAWLVFAAFWLNLVPHFAFVHQSYVEGILSLVAVPASAYVGWLVYSGRDTLFVLTRAVAVMGVVYLPFETIPALSIAGVALPAPRQVLIEHTAVMTAFVMEAVGYTPEMIESSEGYDATFRWLYADGGEEHAIYVTVVLACTGIGSMSIFAGLIAAVRAPLVRKLRALALAIGIIYVLNVLRTSFITIVTGNQYMRWFPEAVLFLFGETNPYRVSFLVSDRIISQVLAVVALIGVTYLVVRQLPELLIVLEDVLYVLTGEEHDLQEVIDLPREPTNLEDRGRPATTASVDTAGGGATEATGGEVGEASDPDGVD, from the coding sequence ATGCACGGCACCGCCCCCGGATCAATACCCCCGCCGGCCAGCCTCCTCCAGGTCGGCCCGGACGGGCTGTTCGAGGTCGGCCCCGTTTCCGACGGGCTGGCGTGGCTCTCGATCGGCCTGTTCGTGCTTGCGGCCCTACTGGAGTGGCGGCAGCGCCGGCGAGCCGGGACGAGCGGTAGCCTCGCGTCCGGGGCGTCGATCGGGAAACCAGTCCGGGTGGTCGCGTTCGCGGCGTGGCTCGTCTTCGCGGCGTTCTGGCTCAACCTGGTCCCCCACTTCGCGTTCGTCCACCAGTCGTACGTCGAGGGGATATTGAGCCTCGTCGCGGTTCCGGCGTCCGCGTACGTCGGCTGGCTCGTCTACTCCGGCCGGGACACGCTGTTCGTTCTCACCCGTGCGGTCGCGGTCATGGGCGTCGTCTACCTCCCGTTCGAGACGATCCCCGCGCTGTCGATCGCGGGGGTTGCACTCCCCGCACCGAGGCAGGTGTTGATCGAACACACCGCCGTCATGACCGCATTCGTGATGGAGGCGGTCGGATACACGCCCGAGATGATCGAGAGCAGCGAGGGCTACGACGCCACGTTCCGGTGGCTCTACGCCGACGGCGGCGAGGAACACGCCATCTACGTCACCGTCGTGCTCGCGTGCACCGGAATCGGGAGCATGTCGATCTTCGCGGGACTGATCGCGGCGGTTCGGGCGCCGCTGGTCCGCAAACTCCGTGCGCTCGCGCTCGCGATCGGGATCATCTACGTGCTTAACGTGCTCCGCACCTCGTTCATCACGATTGTGACCGGCAACCAGTACATGCGCTGGTTCCCCGAGGCAGTGCTGTTCCTGTTCGGCGAGACCAACCCGTACCGCGTCTCGTTTCTGGTCTCCGATCGGATCATCAGCCAGGTGCTTGCAGTCGTCGCCTTGATCGGCGTCACCTATCTGGTGGTCCGACAGCTTCCGGAACTCCTGATCGTTCTGGAGGACGTCCTCTACGTGCTCACCGGCGAGGAACACGACCTCCAGGAGGTAATCGACCTCCCGCGGGAACCGACGAACCTCGAAGACCGCGGACGACCCGCGACCACGGCGTCAGTGGACACGGCCGGCGGGGGGGCAACGGAGGCAACTGGGGGCGAGGTGGGCGAGGCGAGTGATCCCGACGGGGTGGACTGA
- a CDS encoding ABC transporter substrate-binding protein, with the protein MSQKDERTVRRRNVLRIGAGITALTLAGCLEDAEPADGEADPDDGSDGTDGEDASEEPRDGGELIFAQQQTPLQLDPIEINDIYSQQIASQLYEPLFDFDEGTEPVPKMAAELPTVERDGERYIVELRDGPRFHNDEPVTATDVKHSLEAPLEEETANAADVEMIESIDLVDEQTVQIDLEFGYGPFFTLVLTRNIVPRDARIEDRTAFNNETPIGSGPYELVDWTEGEFVELQRWDDYWDELPYAERLRFEPIEEQTTRVTVLETGDVDVIGGIPPQLWETVENNQQATIDDAPGISYFYLAFNTNEGPAADPQVREAIDYVFSMDQAVENFVEPAGVRNYGPVPVPVAETWDFPTDQWAQIPHDRDLDRAADLLEDAGVSEDYEFTILTPPDDIREQIGVSVGNGLEEIGYSAQVQRLDWGTFTDTYNTGNEDDCNMYTLGWLGGPDPDNYVYNLFHESQEGSTNGVYYRDGDLMEQILEARRGGSIEERRPLYESAIETILDERLHLPAYSLSVSLGIRDRVNDLVAHPREQRNPRMVSDYNNVWLDE; encoded by the coding sequence ATGTCTCAAAAAGACGAACGGACGGTTCGACGACGCAACGTGCTCCGTATCGGTGCCGGTATTACTGCGCTCACGCTGGCGGGGTGTCTCGAGGACGCCGAACCCGCCGACGGGGAGGCGGATCCGGACGATGGGAGCGACGGGACCGACGGAGAGGACGCATCCGAGGAACCACGCGATGGGGGCGAACTGATCTTCGCACAGCAGCAGACGCCCCTCCAGCTGGATCCCATCGAGATCAACGACATCTACTCACAGCAGATCGCCTCACAGCTGTACGAGCCACTGTTCGACTTCGACGAGGGGACCGAACCCGTCCCGAAGATGGCAGCGGAGTTGCCGACGGTCGAACGCGACGGCGAACGGTACATCGTCGAACTCCGCGATGGCCCACGGTTCCACAACGACGAACCGGTGACCGCGACCGACGTCAAACACTCACTGGAGGCGCCCCTCGAAGAAGAAACCGCCAACGCCGCCGACGTCGAGATGATCGAATCGATCGATCTCGTCGACGAACAAACCGTCCAGATCGACCTGGAGTTCGGCTACGGCCCCTTCTTCACGCTGGTGCTCACCCGGAACATCGTGCCGCGGGACGCCCGGATCGAAGACCGGACGGCGTTCAACAACGAAACGCCGATCGGCTCCGGCCCCTACGAACTCGTCGACTGGACGGAAGGCGAGTTCGTCGAACTACAGCGGTGGGACGACTACTGGGACGAACTCCCCTACGCCGAGCGCCTCCGGTTCGAACCGATCGAAGAACAGACCACCCGCGTGACGGTGCTTGAAACCGGCGACGTCGACGTCATCGGCGGGATCCCACCGCAACTGTGGGAAACCGTCGAAAACAACCAGCAGGCGACGATCGACGACGCCCCCGGCATCTCCTACTTTTATCTCGCCTTCAACACGAACGAGGGGCCCGCCGCCGACCCGCAGGTCAGGGAGGCGATCGACTACGTGTTCTCCATGGATCAGGCCGTCGAAAACTTCGTCGAACCCGCCGGCGTCCGAAACTACGGGCCCGTCCCGGTGCCCGTGGCCGAAACCTGGGACTTCCCCACCGACCAGTGGGCCCAGATCCCCCACGACCGCGACCTCGATCGCGCGGCCGATCTGCTCGAGGACGCCGGCGTCTCGGAAGATTACGAGTTCACTATCCTCACGCCCCCCGACGACATCCGCGAACAGATCGGCGTCAGCGTCGGCAACGGCCTCGAAGAAATCGGCTACAGCGCACAGGTCCAGCGGCTCGACTGGGGGACCTTCACCGACACCTACAACACCGGCAACGAGGACGACTGCAACATGTACACCCTCGGCTGGCTCGGCGGTCCCGATCCCGACAACTACGTGTACAATCTCTTTCACGAGAGTCAGGAAGGCAGCACCAACGGCGTGTACTACCGCGACGGCGACCTGATGGAGCAGATCCTCGAAGCGCGGCGGGGCGGCAGCATCGAGGAGCGCCGGCCGCTGTACGAGTCGGCCATCGAGACGATCCTCGACGAGCGGTTGCACCTTCCGGCGTACAGTCTCAGCGTGTCGCTGGGTATCCGGGATCGCGTGAACGATCTGGTCGCCCACCCCCGCGAACAGCGCAACCCGCGGATGGTCAGCGACTACAACAACGTCTGGCTCGACGAGTGA
- a CDS encoding pyruvate ferredoxin oxidoreductase subunit gamma has product MQEIRIHGRGGQGSVTLAQLIAGAAFEGSSWAQAFPAFGVERRGAPVEAYVRLDENRIRVRSQVTAPDYVIVQDTSLLDIVDVADGMSEEGLLLVNSTDSIEELGLDLDVEVKTIDATAIAREHLGVPIANTALMGAFAAATGLVEPDYAKAVVRKKFDEKIAEKNAAAIDAAVQEVSA; this is encoded by the coding sequence ATGCAGGAAATCAGAATTCACGGTCGCGGAGGACAGGGGTCGGTGACGCTGGCTCAGCTCATCGCGGGTGCTGCCTTCGAGGGATCCAGTTGGGCGCAGGCGTTCCCGGCGTTCGGCGTGGAGCGCCGGGGCGCGCCGGTCGAGGCGTACGTCCGGCTCGACGAGAACCGCATTCGGGTGCGGAGCCAGGTCACCGCACCCGACTACGTGATCGTCCAGGATACGTCCCTACTCGATATCGTCGACGTGGCCGACGGGATGAGCGAGGAGGGATTGCTCCTGGTAAACAGCACGGACTCCATCGAGGAGCTCGGCCTCGATCTCGACGTCGAGGTCAAAACGATTGACGCCACCGCGATCGCCCGCGAGCACCTCGGAGTTCCGATCGCCAACACCGCTCTCATGGGCGCGTTCGCGGCAGCGACCGGGCTCGTCGAGCCCGATTACGCCAAGGCTGTCGTCCGAAAGAAGTTCGACGAGAAAATCGCCGAGAAGAACGCCGCCGCGATCGACGCCGCGGTGCAGGAGGTGTCGGCATGA
- the azf gene encoding NAD-dependent glucose-6-phosphate dehydrogenase Azf: protein MDEPVLLTGAGGRVGQAILDGIGEPYDWRLFDREPLSAEERPPGVSREDVVVGDVTDESTVAEAVDGCGAVIHLAGDPRKTAPWDSVLRNNIDGTQVVMNASVEAGVEKFVFASSNHVVGAYETDDRTPGMYRTSDEFRLDGTELPRPGNLYGVSKATGEFLGRYYHDEHDLSVVCVRIGNLTREHPPPEYERGHAMWLSHRDCAHLFDRCLRADYGFEIVYGISDNDRKYYSIDRAREVLGYDPQDNSSEYRFDGTPKGE from the coding sequence ATGGACGAGCCAGTCCTGTTGACGGGCGCGGGAGGCCGGGTCGGACAGGCCATCCTGGACGGGATCGGCGAGCCGTACGACTGGCGACTGTTCGACCGGGAACCGCTGTCGGCCGAGGAGCGTCCACCCGGAGTTAGCCGCGAGGACGTCGTCGTCGGGGACGTCACCGACGAATCGACGGTCGCGGAGGCGGTCGACGGCTGCGGTGCGGTGATCCACCTCGCCGGCGACCCCCGGAAGACGGCGCCGTGGGACAGCGTCCTCCGGAACAACATCGACGGCACGCAGGTCGTGATGAACGCGTCGGTCGAGGCAGGCGTGGAGAAGTTCGTGTTCGCCTCTTCGAATCACGTCGTCGGCGCCTACGAGACCGACGACCGGACCCCCGGAATGTACCGGACAAGCGACGAGTTTCGACTGGACGGCACCGAGCTCCCGCGCCCGGGGAACCTCTATGGGGTCTCGAAGGCGACCGGCGAGTTCCTCGGCCGGTACTACCACGACGAACACGATCTGTCGGTGGTGTGCGTCCGGATCGGCAACCTGACTCGGGAGCATCCGCCGCCGGAGTACGAGCGCGGCCACGCGATGTGGCTCTCCCACCGGGACTGTGCTCACCTGTTCGATCGGTGTCTCCGGGCCGACTACGGCTTCGAGATCGTCTACGGCATCTCCGACAACGACCGCAAGTACTACTCCATCGACCGAGCGCGGGAGGTTCTGGGGTACGATCCGCAGGACAACTCCTCGGAGTACCGGTTCGACGGGACGCCGAAGGGCGAATGA
- a CDS encoding helix-turn-helix domain-containing protein, whose product MGSGTSIDKLLGDSRELCAKLSVRLPEDHPCPLTDACPCVTDIEKASLNGDCHLITKASPVRSSNDSVRYVRTEIEESCFCNAFTEHDSVAVIADRKKGELTVETYPPDRFTLMDIVQDLSEIADVEVQQLSLVSGSENLHELQTVNVSRLTDLERETVDWAIEHGYYERPREVGLDEIADEFGVSKSSISQRLRSAERKLVLDAMR is encoded by the coding sequence ATGGGATCGGGAACCTCCATCGACAAGCTGCTCGGCGATTCCCGCGAGTTATGCGCCAAACTCTCCGTCCGCTTGCCCGAAGATCACCCCTGCCCGCTCACGGACGCGTGTCCGTGCGTGACCGATATCGAAAAGGCGAGCCTGAACGGTGACTGTCACCTGATCACGAAGGCGTCACCCGTTCGATCGTCGAACGACTCGGTCCGATACGTCAGAACCGAGATCGAGGAGTCGTGTTTCTGCAACGCCTTCACCGAACACGACTCCGTGGCGGTGATCGCCGACCGGAAAAAGGGCGAACTGACCGTCGAGACGTATCCCCCGGACCGATTCACCCTGATGGACATCGTGCAGGATCTCTCGGAGATCGCCGACGTGGAGGTCCAGCAACTCTCTTTGGTCTCGGGCAGCGAAAACCTCCACGAACTCCAGACAGTGAACGTCTCCCGACTGACCGACCTCGAGCGCGAGACCGTCGACTGGGCGATCGAACACGGCTACTACGAGCGCCCCCGCGAGGTCGGCCTCGACGAGATTGCCGACGAGTTCGGCGTCTCGAAATCATCCATCTCTCAACGACTGCGCTCCGCCGAGCGAAAGCTCGTTCTCGACGCGATGAGATAG
- a CDS encoding 4Fe-4S binding protein, whose protein sequence is MSADEQLTLGGVVEPRTSLANETGSWRSQRPVFDAETCIGCGLCERFCPDGVAQEVEGGAYDVDLTYCKGCGICAGQCPVDAIEMVPEVK, encoded by the coding sequence ATGAGCGCCGACGAGCAGCTGACGCTGGGGGGGGTCGTCGAGCCCCGAACGAGTCTCGCAAACGAGACGGGCAGCTGGCGCTCACAGCGTCCGGTGTTCGACGCCGAGACCTGCATCGGCTGTGGGCTCTGCGAGCGGTTCTGTCCCGACGGGGTCGCACAGGAGGTCGAGGGGGGCGCGTACGACGTAGATCTGACCTACTGCAAGGGCTGTGGCATCTGTGCCGGGCAGTGTCCGGTGGACGCCATCGAGATGGTACCGGAGGTGAAATGA
- a CDS encoding thiamine pyrophosphate-dependent enzyme, whose product MSTEQLDEKLDDVSEFDYDDAGFAPGHRACSGCGPALVARHVVEEAGENTIVVNPTGCMEVVSSPFPESAWGVSWIHNVFANAPGVASGIEAAYRSFSRQGREEFEDHEDVNFIVFAGDGATFDIGMRSLSGMFERGHDVLYVCYDNEAYMNTGVQRSGSTPPGAHTTTTPSGAYSTGEDSPKKDMPAIAAAHGVEYVATASISDPIDFRKKVSAGLEIDGPAYVQVLSPCPVGWGFDAEETIDLGELAVETGVYPIYEMENGEVTDVKTVRDRKPIEEYLERQDRFSHLFDGEEGEETIETIQAEIDAQAEALDIDG is encoded by the coding sequence ATGTCCACAGAGCAACTCGATGAGAAACTCGACGACGTATCTGAGTTCGACTACGACGACGCCGGCTTCGCGCCGGGTCACCGCGCCTGTTCGGGGTGTGGGCCGGCGCTGGTCGCGAGACACGTCGTCGAGGAGGCGGGCGAAAACACGATCGTCGTCAACCCGACCGGCTGCATGGAGGTGGTATCCTCGCCGTTCCCCGAAAGCGCCTGGGGGGTCAGCTGGATCCACAACGTGTTCGCCAACGCCCCCGGCGTCGCCTCGGGGATCGAGGCGGCGTACCGGTCGTTCTCCCGCCAGGGGCGCGAAGAGTTCGAGGACCACGAGGACGTGAACTTCATCGTGTTCGCCGGCGACGGCGCCACCTTCGACATCGGGATGCGCAGCCTCAGCGGCATGTTCGAACGTGGACACGACGTCCTGTACGTCTGCTACGACAACGAGGCGTACATGAACACCGGCGTCCAGCGCAGCGGTTCCACCCCGCCGGGAGCGCACACCACCACGACCCCCTCCGGCGCGTACAGCACCGGGGAAGACAGCCCCAAAAAGGATATGCCCGCGATCGCGGCCGCCCACGGCGTGGAGTACGTCGCGACCGCGAGTATCTCCGACCCAATCGATTTCCGGAAGAAGGTCAGCGCCGGCCTGGAGATCGACGGTCCCGCCTACGTCCAGGTGCTCTCGCCGTGTCCGGTCGGCTGGGGATTCGACGCGGAGGAGACGATCGATCTGGGCGAATTGGCGGTCGAAACCGGCGTCTATCCGATCTACGAGATGGAGAACGGCGAGGTGACGGACGTGAAGACGGTCCGCGATCGGAAACCGATCGAGGAGTATCTCGAGCGACAGGACCGGTTTTCGCACCTGTTCGACGGCGAGGAGGGCGAGGAGACGATCGAAACGATACAGGCCGAAATCGACGCACAAGCCGAAGCACTCGACATCGACGGCTGA
- a CDS encoding zinc ribbon domain-containing protein, with the protein MSLRTALLAVGILVVGYVLFVTVLAMGPLGWIVVGTMLLIGMIQVYRKRRGLNRDGETPPRFCANCGAELAPEFGEGDVEGEDSEFGVNYCSSCGAPVPSAADTATEKRRCNCPDCGARNDADRSECDYCGAVL; encoded by the coding sequence ATGTCCCTGCGAACTGCCCTCCTGGCCGTCGGCATCCTCGTCGTCGGCTACGTGTTGTTCGTGACGGTGCTCGCGATGGGTCCCCTCGGCTGGATCGTGGTCGGAACGATGCTACTGATCGGGATGATCCAGGTGTATCGAAAGCGGCGTGGCCTGAATCGCGATGGAGAGACCCCTCCGCGGTTTTGCGCCAACTGCGGGGCGGAACTCGCCCCCGAATTCGGAGAGGGGGACGTCGAAGGCGAGGACAGTGAGTTCGGCGTCAACTACTGCAGTTCCTGCGGGGCGCCGGTGCCGTCGGCCGCCGACACCGCCACGGAGAAGCGACGGTGCAACTGCCCCGACTGTGGCGCACGGAACGACGCCGATCGATCCGAGTGTGACTACTGTGGGGCAGTGTTGTGA
- the dph5 gene encoding diphthine synthase translates to MLTFIGLGLYDERSVTVEGQEALRSADRAFAEFYTSRLIGTDIETLEAYHGTEIEVRDREGVERDPEPILEAAAGGNVAFLTAGDTMISTTHVDLRLRAHERGIDTRVIHGVTAESAAAGLTGLQNYRFGKAVTLPFPYAHGGEGVPDSVLDSVEANRDRGLHTLVYLDIKVGTGPRGPDPDHEEYMTADVAADLLASAWRDELGVVVARAGSPDPVVAADRLSALADRSFGDPLHLLVVPGDLHHVEADALAGLAGAPAELLGE, encoded by the coding sequence ATGCTCACGTTCATCGGGCTCGGGCTCTACGACGAGCGGTCCGTCACCGTCGAGGGACAGGAGGCGCTCCGGTCGGCGGACCGCGCCTTCGCCGAGTTTTACACCAGCCGACTGATCGGGACCGACATCGAAACGCTGGAGGCGTACCACGGGACCGAGATCGAGGTCCGGGACCGGGAGGGGGTCGAACGGGATCCGGAGCCGATTCTCGAGGCGGCAGCCGGAGGAAATGTGGCGTTTCTCACGGCCGGCGACACGATGATCTCGACGACGCACGTCGACCTCCGGCTGCGCGCCCACGAACGCGGGATCGATACCCGAGTGATCCACGGGGTAACCGCCGAGTCGGCCGCCGCGGGGCTCACCGGCCTGCAGAACTACCGGTTCGGGAAGGCAGTCACGCTCCCGTTTCCGTACGCTCACGGCGGCGAGGGGGTCCCCGACAGCGTGCTCGATTCGGTCGAGGCCAATCGCGATCGGGGTCTCCACACCCTGGTGTATCTCGACATCAAGGTCGGCACGGGTCCGCGGGGACCGGATCCGGATCACGAGGAGTACATGACTGCCGACGTCGCCGCCGACCTGCTCGCGTCGGCGTGGCGCGACGAACTGGGGGTCGTCGTCGCCCGGGCCGGGAGTCCCGATCCGGTCGTCGCAGCCGATCGGCTGTCGGCCCTTGCAGACCGGTCGTTCGGGGATCCGCTCCACCTGCTCGTCGTCCCCGGTGATCTCCATCACGTCGAGGCCGACGCGCTGGCCGGACTGGCGGGCGCCCCTGCGGAACTCCTCGGGGAGTGA
- a CDS encoding metallophosphoesterase produces the protein MAAEGEDPVYYVISDLHIGGDEQLEEIEFIEELLEFLGRLEETDENVELIINGDAFGLWEFTGIDGPEKFDVLEETYPELFEQLRDTGENVPITMLPGNHDHELAAYEEYVDRFAEYNVEIVQDRSITRPVGDRVIHFEHGHQQDPNNRIEDWGNPHMTPIGYFYNTHVVSRAGHLSDRGRFNWLKDVQAVTPTERMPNWLVSKYFYREMNPLLRYAAIPFLFLFNISLVLAVLAGLDLAGIWSMPVDRTEAFLGEFGLAGAAAHLLLSVNVAIAGLLLLVGIPAYLFLRDARKTIDRFGVFETEITVDPERPYRKAAREIFSENPETAIFCYGHTHRPKVREVDGGLLVNTGTWLKRLHRREVIAGRLPPVFYPSYQLCAVRIESDPEGVAVEYEGIEKPSPVSEELTLTERLLTLGREPNPTLPDRTVVPSDADPSTDDAATDDSGDDAADAVARASR, from the coding sequence ATGGCTGCCGAGGGCGAGGATCCGGTCTACTACGTGATCAGCGATCTCCATATCGGTGGCGACGAACAGCTCGAGGAAATCGAGTTCATCGAGGAACTGCTCGAGTTCCTGGGGCGACTGGAAGAGACCGACGAGAACGTCGAGCTGATCATCAACGGCGACGCGTTCGGGCTCTGGGAGTTCACCGGTATCGACGGTCCGGAGAAGTTCGACGTCCTCGAGGAAACGTATCCGGAGCTGTTCGAGCAGCTCCGGGACACTGGCGAGAACGTCCCCATCACGATGCTCCCCGGCAACCACGACCACGAACTCGCCGCCTACGAGGAGTACGTCGACCGGTTCGCCGAGTACAACGTCGAGATCGTGCAGGATCGATCGATCACCCGCCCTGTCGGCGATCGGGTGATCCACTTCGAACACGGCCACCAGCAGGATCCCAACAACCGGATCGAAGACTGGGGCAACCCGCACATGACGCCGATCGGCTACTTCTACAACACCCACGTCGTGAGCCGTGCCGGCCACCTCTCGGACCGCGGCCGGTTCAACTGGCTGAAGGACGTCCAGGCGGTCACCCCCACCGAGCGCATGCCGAACTGGCTCGTCTCGAAGTACTTCTATCGGGAGATGAACCCCCTGTTGCGGTACGCCGCGATCCCGTTTCTGTTCCTGTTCAACATCAGCCTCGTGCTGGCGGTGCTGGCGGGGCTGGACCTGGCGGGGATCTGGTCGATGCCGGTCGACCGCACCGAGGCGTTCCTCGGCGAGTTCGGGTTGGCCGGCGCGGCCGCCCACCTCTTGCTTTCGGTGAACGTCGCGATCGCCGGGCTGCTGTTGCTCGTTGGGATTCCTGCCTACCTCTTCCTGCGTGACGCCCGGAAGACGATCGACCGGTTCGGCGTCTTCGAGACCGAGATCACGGTCGACCCGGAGCGGCCGTACCGCAAGGCTGCCCGGGAGATATTCTCTGAGAACCCCGAAACAGCGATCTTCTGTTATGGCCACACCCACCGGCCGAAAGTACGGGAGGTCGACGGTGGCCTGCTGGTCAACACCGGGACCTGGCTGAAGCGACTCCACCGACGGGAGGTCATCGCCGGACGACTCCCCCCGGTCTTTTATCCTTCCTACCAGCTGTGTGCTGTCCGGATCGAGTCCGATCCGGAGGGCGTGGCCGTGGAGTACGAGGGGATCGAAAAACCGAGCCCAGTCTCCGAAGAGCTCACCCTCACGGAGCGACTATTGACACTCGGCCGCGAGCCGAACCCGACGCTTCCCGACCGGACGGTCGTGCCGTCCGACGCCGATCCGTCAACGGACGATGCGGCAACGGACGATTCGGGGGACGATGCGGCCGACGCGGTCGCCCGTGCCAGTCGGTGA
- a CDS encoding transketolase C-terminal domain-containing protein — protein sequence MTREIIKGTDAVAKAVVGADPDVVSAYPITPQTGIVEGIADLAADGHYNGEFLRIDSEFNAASSVIGASAAGARTFTATSSNGLKLMSEPLFTAAGMRLPLVLAVANRSISAPLSIWNDHTDTMAERDSGLIQLYAEDVQEAVDNTLIAFRVAEELKLPVMSNLDGFVLTHVQEPVDVPEPEPVEEFLPPYEPEQTLDPSEPKTMGAYARPEHWTEAKYVPHEVLLRAGDAIERATAEFEEVFGRSYGDAGGLVDTYRLDDADVALLTLGSLAGTAKDAVDRAREDGIRVGVVRPRVFRPFPGEALREVLGGVEAVGVLEKAISPGSGGPLSMELKSELYNLPDRPLVRDFVIGLAGRDITVEDVVGIADELYVDADVSPHEFAPDEEEVWPQLREEILPEEVSH from the coding sequence ATGACGCGGGAGATCATAAAAGGCACCGACGCCGTCGCGAAGGCCGTCGTCGGCGCGGACCCGGACGTCGTCTCGGCGTACCCGATCACACCTCAGACGGGGATCGTCGAAGGGATCGCCGATCTGGCCGCTGACGGCCACTACAACGGAGAGTTCCTGCGCATCGACAGCGAGTTCAACGCCGCCTCGTCGGTGATCGGCGCGAGCGCCGCCGGCGCGCGGACGTTCACCGCCACCTCCTCGAACGGGCTGAAGCTGATGAGCGAGCCGCTTTTCACCGCCGCGGGGATGCGGCTTCCCCTCGTTTTGGCGGTCGCGAATCGCAGCATCTCCGCACCGCTTTCGATCTGGAACGACCACACCGACACGATGGCCGAGCGTGACTCCGGGCTGATTCAGCTGTACGCCGAGGACGTCCAGGAGGCAGTCGACAACACGCTGATCGCGTTCCGCGTCGCCGAGGAACTGAAGCTGCCGGTCATGTCGAACCTCGACGGGTTCGTCCTCACGCACGTCCAGGAGCCGGTCGACGTGCCCGAACCCGAGCCGGTGGAGGAGTTCCTGCCGCCGTACGAGCCCGAACAGACGCTCGATCCCTCGGAGCCGAAGACGATGGGCGCGTACGCCCGACCCGAACACTGGACCGAGGCGAAGTACGTCCCCCACGAAGTGTTGCTGCGGGCCGGCGACGCCATCGAACGTGCCACCGCCGAGTTCGAGGAGGTGTTCGGCCGCTCGTACGGCGACGCAGGCGGGCTTGTCGACACCTACCGGCTCGACGACGCCGACGTCGCGTTGCTCACTCTCGGCAGCCTGGCGGGAACCGCAAAGGACGCTGTCGACCGGGCCCGAGAGGACGGGATCCGCGTCGGGGTTGTCCGGCCGCGAGTGTTCCGGCCGTTCCCGGGCGAGGCGCTGCGCGAGGTGCTCGGAGGCGTCGAGGCTGTCGGCGTCCTGGAGAAGGCGATTTCGCCGGGATCGGGGGGGCCCCTCTCGATGGAGCTCAAGTCCGAACTGTACAACCTTCCGGACCGCCCCCTGGTCCGCGACTTCGTGATCGGTCTGGCCGGCCGTGACATCACCGTCGAGGACGTCGTCGGCATTGCCGACGAGCTGTACGTCGACGCCGACGTCTCTCCCCACGAGTTCGCGCCCGACGAGGAGGAGGTCTGGCCGCAGCTCCGCGAGGAGATCCTGCCCGAGGAGGTGTCCCACTGA